Proteins encoded by one window of Cannabis sativa cultivar Pink pepper isolate KNU-18-1 chromosome 4, ASM2916894v1, whole genome shotgun sequence:
- the LOC115715308 gene encoding zinc-finger homeodomain protein 4, translated as MELSSHQEGDIPIPLNSTPYGDGGHGHGHLIHHDPSPHNHIIPSSAVAQIIPSNNGSSIPTSLEDHVPYCNNTNNNKKGVKYRECLKNHAASMGANATDGCGEFMPSGEEGTIEALKCSACNCHRNFHRKEVEGEPTPYDQFHHSNNINSPHLSRMAAGRKFILGPPHHKGMLGPDSLPGYPTATGTFIPSRTGPMPHHMIMSYNMAGSLPSESDEQEDVGGDGGGGGGGSVAYRPPHLAKKRFRTKFTQEQKDKMLNFAEKVGWKIQKQEESVVQQFCQEIGVKRRVLKVWMHNNKHNLAKKNPPPA; from the coding sequence ATGGAACTTTCTAGTCATCAAGAAGGAGACATCCCAATCCCCTTAAACAGTACTCCATATGGGGATGGTGGGCATGGGCATGGGCATCTGATCCATCATGACCCATCACCCCACAACCACATAATTCCTTCTTCGGCAGTAGCCCAAATCATCCCTTCCAATAATGGCTCCTCCATCCCCACAAGCCTGGAGGACCATGTGCCCTACtgtaataatactaataataacaAGAAAGGTGTTAAGTACAGAGAGTGCCTGAAGAACCATGCAGCTTCTATGGGAGCTAATGCCACTGATGGGTGTGGTGAGTTCATGCCTAGCGGAGAAGAAGGAACCATTGAAGCCCTCAAGTGCTCAGCCTGCAATTGCCACAGAAATTTCCACAGGAAAGAAGTTGAAGGTGAGCCTACCCCTTATGATCAGTTCCACCATAGCAATAATATTAATTCCCCACATCTCAGTAGAATGGCTGCTGGGAGGAAATTCATCTTAGGTCCTCCTCATCACAAGGGTATGCTAGGCCCAGATTCATTACCAGGGTACCCTACAGCCACAGGTACTTTCATACCTTCAAGAACAGGTCCAATGCCCCATCATATGATCATGTCCTACAACATGGCTGGGTCCCTCCCTTCTGAGTCAGACGAGCAAGAAGATGTTGGTGGTGATGGCGGTGGAGGTGGAGGTGGGTCTGTGGCCTACAGGCCTCCACATTTGGCTAAAAAAAGATTCAGAACTAAGTTCACTCAAGAACAGAAGGACAAAATGCTTAACTTTGCTGAAAAAGTTGGATGGAAAATTCAGAAGCAAGAAGAATCTGTGGTCCAACAGTTCTGCCAGGAGATTGGAGTCAAGAGGAGAGTTCTCAAGGTTTGGATGCACAACAACAAGCATAATCTAGCAAAGAAAAATCCTCCACCTGCCTAA